The bacterium genome includes a window with the following:
- a CDS encoding SPFH domain-containing protein, producing the protein MCFRKKISLRPSNVGYLYKKNKQVEKMTPGIYKHWDWLNNLDYVCIPTTSRLLSVVNQEVLTKDNIAFRFSYVIQYSIADTDKFITKFDILARNFDAFSCADNVVHELSQVQIRKEIAQLNAEEVNEKRSELMNAVPEDLSKELDKYGIVIEMELLKDITFPKMIQDLFAKQLEAKIRSKADLENARTAVATARALKNASTLMENDANIKFIQFLETITKIAASGKHTFMIGDSLINPGKDK; encoded by the coding sequence ATGTGTTTTAGAAAAAAAATATCCCTAAGACCAAGTAACGTTGGTTATCTATACAAAAAGAATAAACAGGTTGAAAAAATGACACCCGGGATATACAAGCACTGGGATTGGTTAAATAATCTCGATTATGTTTGCATTCCAACCACGAGTCGATTATTATCCGTAGTTAATCAGGAAGTACTGACAAAAGACAACATTGCCTTTCGGTTTTCTTATGTAATTCAATATTCCATTGCAGATACGGATAAGTTTATAACGAAGTTCGATATCCTGGCAAGAAATTTTGATGCTTTTTCTTGTGCGGACAACGTCGTGCACGAATTATCCCAGGTACAGATAAGAAAAGAAATAGCCCAATTGAATGCGGAAGAAGTCAATGAAAAACGCAGCGAGCTCATGAATGCAGTGCCGGAAGATCTGTCAAAAGAACTGGACAAATACGGTATCGTCATCGAAATGGAATTATTGAAAGATATCACGTTCCCCAAGATGATTCAGGATCTTTTTGCCAAGCAACTGGAGGCGAAAATAAGATCAAAAGCCGATCTTGAAAATGCCCGCACTGCAGTCGCAACAGCCCGGGCGCTCAAAAATGCCTCGACCCTTATGGAAAATGATGCCAACATAAAATTCATTCAGTTCTTAGAGACGATTACCAAGATCGCGGCCAGCGGTAAACACACCTTTATGATCGGTGATTCGCTAATAAATCCCGGGAAAGATAAATAA
- a CDS encoding type II toxin-antitoxin system HicA family toxin: MKRHELLKYLVKSGCVLYRHGKKHDLYLNPRNGRRAPIPRHVEISNTLCTLIKKQLGV, encoded by the coding sequence GTGAAACGGCACGAACTGCTCAAATATCTCGTAAAATCCGGATGTGTCCTTTACCGCCACGGGAAAAAGCATGATCTTTATCTAAATCCCCGAAATGGCAGAAGAGCGCCGATTCCAAGGCATGTTGAGATCAGCAACACCCTTTGTACGCTAATAAAGAAACAACTTGGCGTTTAG